From Sulfuracidifex tepidarius, one genomic window encodes:
- the doxD gene encoding thiosulfate:quinone oxidoreductase large subunit, whose amino-acid sequence MSGKTEGKEDLENVKTISYLPLRFAVGWMWLDGGLRKAVLKPAKLDPSSSSFVLNKVVTFLPHAGIFKGPLLSFLQDPSLGATFLTIFSAFEIIVGLALIFGVLSRLFGFIAGGMALSLAPAAWLGSTCEDEWQILALLLAGAVSIMIAGAGRKYGIDEILYKKYGDRPIINAPLLKYIRLW is encoded by the coding sequence TTGAGCGGTAAGACAGAGGGAAAGGAGGATCTGGAGAATGTAAAGACGATCTCCTATCTTCCTTTGCGCTTCGCAGTAGGTTGGATGTGGTTAGATGGAGGGCTAAGAAAAGCCGTACTTAAGCCCGCAAAGTTAGATCCAAGCTCTTCCTCATTTGTTTTAAATAAGGTAGTGACGTTCCTACCACATGCAGGAATATTTAAGGGTCCTCTGCTATCATTTTTGCAAGACCCATCATTAGGAGCAACTTTTTTGACAATATTTAGCGCGTTTGAAATAATAGTAGGTTTGGCATTGATCTTCGGGGTCTTATCGAGGCTCTTTGGTTTCATAGCGGGAGGAATGGCATTATCTTTAGCTCCTGCAGCATGGTTAGGTTCTACATGTGAAGACGAATGGCAGATTTTAGCTTTACTACTCGCTGGTGCAGTATCGATAATGATAGCCGGAGCAGGGAGGAAATATGGAATCGACGAGATACTTTACAAGAAGTATGGGGACAGACCAATAATCAACGCTCCTCTGTTAAAGTACATTAGGTTATGGTGA
- a CDS encoding PaaI family thioesterase has translation MSSLLNAKILRMENGESEIEFPFKEELTRRGGVLNGGIMATAIDLAGGLAVSTVNDGLDQVTQEMKINFLEPMFNGPFKCKARVVRKGRTAVVVLIELTDRDGKVGAISLGTWYIIRDRKITSKQ, from the coding sequence ATTTCTTCTCTTCTTAATGCTAAAATATTAAGGATGGAAAATGGAGAGAGTGAAATAGAGTTTCCCTTTAAGGAGGAGTTAACTAGGAGAGGAGGAGTTTTGAACGGAGGTATAATGGCCACTGCGATAGATTTAGCCGGTGGGTTGGCAGTTAGCACAGTAAACGATGGATTGGATCAAGTAACTCAGGAGATGAAAATCAACTTCCTTGAGCCCATGTTCAATGGACCTTTCAAGTGCAAGGCTAGGGTTGTGAGGAAAGGAAGGACTGCGGTAGTTGTTCTTATCGAGTTGACGGATAGAGATGGAAAAGTTGGAGCTATATCCCTTGGAACATGGTATATCATAAGGGATAGGAAGATAACCTCAAAACAATAG
- a CDS encoding 2-hydroxyacid dehydrogenase produces MIISTQELPGKLKEIIPINDKPSEKDIEEAEIIVGWPKQINKLLDKCKNLKVIQTFSAGVDDLDFKRIKEARVFSNAGAYSIPVAEHAWGLILGAAKGVNSKERLIAYQVCNKTLLVLGAGGIGIETARIGKNAFHTFNIGLSRSFKDKSVFDTVDSVESLHNYVEKADIIVDALPLNNSTKNILNYNLLRNVKNNCIIVNVGRGETVDEEDMFKLLSQRSDIRFATDVFWRKEDGKEDFLSSPLWSLKNFFGTFHTAGAYGNEEVMLRAMEIAIRNVQSFLRDGRASNEVRVADYL; encoded by the coding sequence ATGATAATATCTACGCAAGAATTGCCAGGCAAACTAAAGGAAATCATTCCTATCAACGATAAACCCTCGGAAAAAGACATAGAAGAAGCTGAGATAATAGTGGGTTGGCCAAAACAGATAAATAAATTGTTGGACAAGTGCAAAAACTTGAAGGTGATACAGACTTTCTCTGCTGGTGTTGACGACCTAGATTTCAAAAGGATAAAAGAGGCAAGAGTATTTTCTAATGCAGGGGCCTATTCAATTCCTGTAGCAGAGCATGCGTGGGGACTTATCCTGGGTGCTGCGAAGGGGGTGAACTCTAAGGAAAGGTTGATAGCATATCAGGTTTGTAACAAGACTCTATTAGTCCTAGGTGCAGGAGGAATAGGAATCGAAACAGCCAGGATAGGTAAGAACGCTTTCCATACGTTCAACATAGGACTATCGAGATCGTTTAAGGATAAGTCCGTCTTCGATACTGTTGACTCCGTGGAGTCTTTGCATAACTATGTTGAAAAAGCAGACATAATCGTAGACGCTCTTCCTTTAAATAACTCGACAAAGAATATTTTAAATTATAATTTATTGAGAAATGTAAAGAATAACTGTATCATAGTGAATGTAGGAAGGGGAGAGACTGTAGATGAAGAAGATATGTTTAAACTTCTATCTCAGAGGAGCGACATAAGGTTCGCCACAGACGTGTTTTGGAGGAAAGAGGATGGTAAAGAGGATTTCCTATCCTCACCATTATGGTCTCTTAAGAACTTCTTTGGTACGTTCCATACTGCTGGAGCTTATGGAAACGAGGAAGTCATGCTGAGGGCAATGGAGATAGCAATTAGGAACGTGCAGAGCTTTTTGAGGGATGGGAGAGCATCAAATGAGGTTAGAGTAGCTGATTATTTATAA
- a CDS encoding ABC transporter permease, with protein sequence MMEKVIALYKRELKRTFRSKFMWLTILIQPLMWLVFFGSSFSGAPAQFLESFFHTKDYIAFILPGELSISMVTVGMFSSMSFVQDKRFGYLRRVLVTPTRKSAIFLAKVMGGMTRGLLQIPVMLLASLALGVTFNLSVVALIEWIIGMIFLGIGFSSLYSIITINSSDWQAPGVISNLINFPLMFSSTALFPRAFFPSWLKIISDGNPITYAAEVGRDALVYGDPPTIDYMLFLVIFGVVFLIIGTIVADRYLKAE encoded by the coding sequence ATGATGGAGAAAGTAATTGCTCTCTACAAGAGGGAGCTAAAGAGGACTTTCAGGAGCAAATTCATGTGGCTTACCATCCTCATACAGCCTCTGATGTGGTTAGTGTTCTTCGGAAGTAGCTTCTCTGGTGCTCCAGCACAGTTCTTAGAGTCTTTCTTCCATACCAAGGACTATATTGCCTTCATACTACCTGGAGAACTGTCGATAAGCATGGTAACTGTGGGAATGTTCAGTTCCATGAGTTTCGTCCAAGACAAAAGATTCGGTTACCTACGGAGAGTTCTGGTAACACCGACAAGGAAGTCAGCTATTTTCCTAGCCAAAGTTATGGGCGGAATGACAAGAGGACTTCTTCAGATACCTGTCATGCTTCTAGCTAGCTTAGCTCTCGGAGTTACATTCAATCTAAGTGTAGTCGCACTAATAGAATGGATAATAGGGATGATCTTCCTTGGAATAGGATTCTCGTCACTTTATTCAATAATTACAATCAACTCGAGCGACTGGCAAGCCCCAGGCGTCATATCCAACTTGATAAACTTCCCGCTGATGTTTTCAAGTACTGCTCTGTTCCCTAGAGCATTCTTCCCCTCGTGGTTAAAGATAATAAGTGACGGTAACCCCATCACTTATGCTGCAGAAGTCGGAAGAGACGCTTTGGTTTACGGTGATCCACCCACGATAGATTACATGCTATTCCTTGTAATATTCGGAGTTGTTTTCTTGATTATAGGAACGATTGTAGCAGATAGATACTTAAAGGCAGAGTAA
- a CDS encoding TQO small subunit DoxA domain-containing protein, with translation MKAFEAGAILFTIIVVVAILAIGQISYGNVYGPLFNDSKKPKFEFCSPVDAFNKDGHTYIALNITDVNGPDAYPASVTEIIIENSTMKLTLNTSGIASSVINVTKASFDLKKAVGYNDYSGLYMCLGTDAVFLLKLPVMLSPGHYTIYLLTPALPMKAAAKSSFTIS, from the coding sequence ATGAAAGCCTTCGAAGCAGGTGCAATTCTATTTACTATAATAGTTGTAGTAGCTATTCTCGCAATAGGTCAAATATCGTACGGAAACGTTTACGGTCCCCTATTTAACGATTCAAAGAAGCCTAAGTTTGAATTCTGTTCTCCTGTTGACGCTTTCAATAAAGATGGTCATACATACATTGCTCTCAATATAACAGACGTGAATGGGCCCGACGCTTATCCTGCATCAGTTACTGAGATAATAATTGAAAACTCTACAATGAAATTAACTCTTAATACCAGTGGTATCGCATCTTCAGTGATCAATGTAACGAAAGCGTCATTTGATCTGAAGAAAGCGGTAGGTTATAATGACTATAGTGGTCTCTACATGTGCTTAGGTACTGACGCTGTATTTCTTCTGAAGCTTCCTGTGATGCTATCCCCTGGGCATTACACCATTTATCTTCTAACACCTGCACTCCCAATGAAAGCAGCAGCGAAATCATCTTTCACTATAAGTTAA
- a CDS encoding APC family permease: MTLSKAVLSFKETYGQAMAVTAPLGSVVSTSTAAIVYAGDSVVFTTLLSLLASALWIYNLTLYSKKLASAGGFYTFNFSAWRSKKLSFLEALTEVFAYSMLNAVNAITTYLIVSIGLSIIGISIPLWVGAIVIAVSVMYPSLISLTHIKKLMSYVITVSATAEAALLIGIFILSLHGGFHYNYVIPKDVNMGNLATAFVLTTVSISGAGAATYLGEETKEPLKNVSRGMWLALLIGGISMFLGTYALVALWNGSLTSLANSPQPLLYEMMTYGPLFMLIALVLSINSLLSSNIGTTIGASRVLFNLAREDAAPKIFLRTNKNGEPVIATITIALITTVVTIGSVFTLGLVTAFTEVSAVTGILWLLGRLFDGIGVPVLYWRIRELSFISLMIPVAATGINLWGDITSIISMDLNQAIILGIILMITLVWYVKKARFGRPGRLVVNEQNEVMDVDEYLKRKVSAK, from the coding sequence ATGACGCTCAGCAAAGCTGTCCTTTCTTTTAAGGAAACATATGGACAAGCAATGGCAGTTACTGCACCTTTAGGAAGTGTAGTTTCAACATCTACTGCAGCAATAGTTTATGCAGGGGATTCGGTAGTTTTCACCACGTTGCTTTCATTGCTTGCAAGTGCGCTGTGGATATATAATCTCACTCTGTACAGTAAGAAACTTGCCAGCGCGGGGGGCTTCTATACCTTTAATTTTAGCGCATGGAGAAGCAAAAAACTCTCCTTTCTTGAAGCACTCACTGAAGTATTTGCATATTCTATGTTGAATGCCGTAAATGCAATAACGACCTATCTCATCGTTAGTATCGGGCTTTCCATTATAGGTATATCAATTCCTCTTTGGGTAGGAGCAATTGTAATTGCAGTTTCAGTTATGTATCCTTCCTTGATATCATTGACTCACATAAAGAAGTTAATGTCGTATGTGATTACAGTCAGTGCAACAGCTGAGGCAGCACTCCTGATAGGAATTTTCATCCTTTCTCTCCATGGTGGATTCCATTATAACTATGTTATCCCTAAGGATGTAAACATGGGGAACTTGGCAACAGCATTCGTGCTAACCACAGTTAGCATTTCGGGGGCTGGTGCTGCTACCTATCTGGGAGAGGAAACAAAGGAACCTCTTAAAAACGTATCCAGGGGAATGTGGTTAGCTCTATTGATTGGAGGAATATCGATGTTCCTAGGCACTTATGCTTTAGTAGCTCTTTGGAACGGCTCGCTCACATCTCTTGCAAACTCCCCTCAACCCCTCCTTTATGAGATGATGACTTACGGTCCCCTATTCATGTTAATAGCCCTCGTACTTTCAATAAACAGTTTGTTAAGCTCCAACATAGGCACTACAATTGGAGCTTCAAGGGTTCTCTTTAATTTGGCAAGGGAAGACGCAGCACCTAAAATTTTCTTAAGAACTAACAAGAATGGAGAGCCAGTGATAGCAACTATAACTATAGCATTAATAACAACAGTTGTAACAATAGGAAGCGTATTTACCTTAGGTTTAGTCACTGCATTCACTGAAGTAAGTGCTGTTACTGGTATACTCTGGCTCTTAGGAAGGCTATTCGATGGAATAGGAGTGCCCGTATTATATTGGAGAATAAGAGAACTCAGTTTCATTTCCCTTATGATCCCTGTAGCTGCAACTGGGATAAATCTCTGGGGAGACATAACCTCTATCATTTCGATGGATCTAAATCAGGCTATAATCCTCGGAATTATCTTGATGATAACTTTAGTATGGTACGTAAAGAAGGCCAGATTTGGACGTCCTGGTAGACTAGTAGTAAACGAACAAAATGAGGTAATGGATGTAGATGAATACTTGAAAAGAAAAGTAAGTGCTAAATAA
- a CDS encoding DUF929 domain-containing protein, which yields MIKKTISYIAAILLSLVFFTLVVLPSLLPNNLFHFIKVSNKGYSENVSIYLISWYGCPFGASLSWPLYDVLSHFGNVTVETHYSIYESDVGGYVPGLLFLGFIPNSTVSFHYIYLYNQYLNASPEGTPMKNLVNGGIEELRNEAPAWVYQLILKYDINDSDIFTGFSIVSPAYMGNPPHIPTTLIITGPNGTWILIGYLNSLNPSSLAVSSEGQISKSHMLSLPSVEESASTIMSIINSVE from the coding sequence ATGATAAAAAAGACCATCAGTTACATAGCAGCGATTCTGTTATCATTAGTTTTCTTCACACTCGTAGTACTTCCTTCTTTACTTCCTAATAATTTATTTCATTTCATAAAGGTGAGCAATAAAGGGTATAGTGAAAATGTTTCAATTTATTTGATAAGCTGGTACGGTTGTCCCTTCGGTGCCTCTCTTTCATGGCCACTTTATGACGTTTTAAGCCATTTTGGAAATGTTACTGTTGAAACACATTATTCAATATATGAATCTGATGTTGGAGGATATGTGCCTGGCCTATTGTTCCTGGGTTTCATTCCGAACTCAACTGTGTCATTTCATTATATCTATTTGTATAACCAATACCTAAACGCCAGTCCGGAAGGAACTCCGATGAAGAATCTAGTAAATGGTGGAATCGAGGAACTAAGGAACGAAGCGCCCGCATGGGTTTATCAGCTAATTTTAAAATATGATATAAATGATTCCGACATATTTACCGGATTTTCTATTGTGTCGCCGGCTTACATGGGGAATCCGCCACACATACCGACTACGCTTATAATAACAGGACCTAACGGAACTTGGATCCTTATAGGTTATCTAAATAGTCTTAACCCATCCTCCTTGGCGGTATCCTCAGAAGGGCAGATCAGCAAAAGCCACATGTTATCACTACCATCGGTAGAGGAATCGGCCTCTACCATCATGTCAATTATAAACTCCGTAGAGTAG
- a CDS encoding NRAMP family divalent metal transporter has translation MSIKGVFRSWGPAWLVMIADMDAASLITAAQNGVQYGYGLIWFLLLLVVPLYMVQEVSGRIGIATGKGLAEILRENMGPKVALLSAMPMATIDFLSYAAEYTGIAVGMEMVGISPLVSVPIAYLLHLFLVYKREYMRVEKYLIAGSIIMIAIYILAALFRGFDPYSSPFLFSTSKSFIFLAAANIGAVVMPFMLFYQASATAEKRIHNVKAMRIETFVGALVSELLMVAIEVASTGLKNANFQDPSVISSSLSSIAGPYSPLVFGMALVLSGFIALVIISLGSAWGVTEALGIGRRNWFKVYLAESLPAALIPIISDSLINVVLNLMVFEVLALVFPIVLMGFIASNKNLMGEHATSKRGMVVYWVIVSLIILGGLLALI, from the coding sequence GTGAGTATCAAAGGAGTCTTCAGGAGTTGGGGTCCTGCTTGGCTTGTCATGATAGCCGATATGGACGCAGCCAGCCTGATTACGGCAGCCCAGAACGGAGTTCAATACGGATATGGACTGATCTGGTTTCTTCTACTGCTTGTAGTTCCCCTTTACATGGTTCAGGAGGTCTCAGGGAGAATAGGAATAGCTACCGGTAAGGGTTTAGCTGAAATTTTGAGGGAAAACATGGGACCTAAAGTAGCGTTATTATCTGCAATGCCAATGGCGACGATAGACTTCCTAAGCTACGCCGCAGAGTACACTGGAATAGCTGTAGGTATGGAAATGGTGGGGATTTCTCCCCTCGTATCCGTTCCTATAGCTTATCTCTTGCACCTCTTCCTAGTCTATAAAAGAGAATACATGAGAGTTGAGAAATATCTAATTGCAGGCTCCATTATAATGATAGCGATATACATCCTTGCTGCCTTGTTTAGAGGATTTGACCCATACTCCTCTCCTTTTCTCTTCTCTACCTCCAAGAGCTTCATATTCCTCGCTGCAGCAAACATAGGTGCAGTAGTAATGCCGTTCATGCTCTTTTATCAGGCATCTGCGACGGCTGAGAAGAGGATACATAATGTGAAGGCAATGAGGATCGAGACTTTCGTAGGCGCTCTGGTTTCAGAGCTTCTCATGGTTGCTATAGAGGTTGCCTCTACTGGGCTGAAAAACGCTAATTTCCAAGACCCATCCGTGATTTCCAGTTCTCTCTCTTCTATAGCAGGTCCCTATTCTCCATTGGTATTTGGGATGGCACTTGTGTTATCCGGGTTTATTGCCCTTGTAATTATATCACTTGGAAGTGCATGGGGTGTTACGGAAGCTTTGGGAATAGGTAGGAGAAACTGGTTCAAGGTTTACTTAGCGGAGTCCCTCCCGGCGGCTCTCATACCAATAATTTCAGATTCATTGATTAATGTAGTACTCAACTTGATGGTATTTGAGGTTTTAGCATTAGTCTTTCCAATAGTCCTGATGGGTTTCATAGCATCTAACAAGAACTTAATGGGAGAACACGCTACAAGTAAGAGAGGAATGGTTGTGTATTGGGTTATAGTATCATTAATAATTCTTGGTGGTTTATTAGCTCTGATCTAA
- a CDS encoding class I SAM-dependent methyltransferase, producing MVLKNYEKMIDFLMSDKRKQFEDPDLFLPKFVKNNDVVVDIGCGPGFYCIRLIKIALKVYCIDNNQLMLDTAKRNCKNDKVQFFESVKLVPSNTIDLVLMANSFHDMENKEEIYEEIKRISKRNSRILIVDWKKDTRTEQGPPYYLRMSEEDYVSRFPDYVLKERFEVGPYHFGLLFERVKS from the coding sequence ATGGTTCTCAAGAATTATGAGAAGATGATTGACTTTCTTATGAGCGATAAACGTAAACAGTTCGAAGATCCGGATCTATTTTTACCAAAATTCGTAAAAAATAATGACGTAGTTGTAGATATTGGATGTGGTCCCGGTTTCTATTGTATTAGATTAATTAAAATAGCCTTGAAGGTCTACTGTATAGATAACAATCAACTGATGTTAGATACAGCTAAAAGGAATTGCAAAAATGACAAGGTTCAATTCTTTGAATCCGTAAAACTAGTCCCGAGCAATACGATAGATTTAGTCCTGATGGCGAATTCTTTTCATGATATGGAAAATAAGGAGGAAATCTATGAGGAAATAAAGAGAATAAGCAAAAGGAACTCGAGAATTCTCATAGTAGATTGGAAGAAAGATACAAGAACTGAACAAGGACCACCTTACTATTTGAGGATGAGCGAAGAAGACTACGTTAGTAGATTTCCAGACTATGTCCTAAAGGAAAGGTTTGAAGTGGGTCCTTATCATTTTGGACTTCTATTTGAAAGGGTGAAGAGTTGA
- a CDS encoding DUF1955 domain-containing protein, translated as MKGKLVLSAVLGVVALALSIYVSSFSLMYGQSLINVSTIYSYSLIISLLLLFASMVMLTYAYSGKVDLLKTLLYPFAIISLLFSIFYPTLLVYKLISFALSLSLFQLGFKKARLSAMFFVLDFFLSVFFIYSYLSFHSIFSLFGLGISIFSIILTNKGNLKLWSVLMAIGIPLIMFGVQISPFLINYEYVGGGALLTAISLVPQRKKRSPFNKAIEMLNKGNIKGSIEIIKKNRNKMSKLELAKFSCELISKGNCEFTNFVYDDKELLNLVVNSNCSINPLLRCLVSGLKAKEFQEVSKLVIKKNKFDEVKQVSDLPNFPPDWLFLIAREFNEIGEREKYLEYLKKACQKNVNQACVELNATSSFKKVSLSNWDPAAWKNEEIYGYKVIDVIGTGGTGYVLKSYKSGGYYALKIPTLSMVSNVVDMLGESAKLSELSDRSNYIVKLFGVYADKNDINEILSGNAEVYLKRPPVIAMELMEGGSSEDLRKVTNLVNSDYWKLIIYSIVAKIADALSIVHSEGYVHCDVKPQNILFSEKLPPYGLEAFNKIKNNLAKPKLADLGSAVRDGSKPNSYTPYYAPLEQVNSLYFGGIRKTADIYALGATAFKLLTGEPLNSKEMIDSMLKFEKTRDTALLSPSLYSSRDYSLLNGVVEPKVIEFIKSMTSPDPNSRPTAERVRDFFTSITY; from the coding sequence ATGAAAGGTAAACTTGTGCTATCGGCGGTGTTGGGAGTAGTTGCTTTGGCTCTATCGATATATGTTTCATCGTTCAGCCTTATGTATGGTCAATCGTTAATAAATGTAAGCACAATTTACTCATACTCGTTAATTATATCATTACTTTTATTATTTGCTTCAATGGTAATGCTGACTTATGCATATAGCGGAAAAGTAGATTTATTGAAAACTCTGTTATATCCTTTTGCGATTATCTCTCTATTATTTTCAATATTTTATCCTACATTATTGGTATACAAGCTAATTTCTTTTGCGTTGTCCCTATCTCTTTTCCAGCTAGGTTTCAAGAAAGCTAGGCTCAGCGCCATGTTTTTCGTCTTGGACTTTTTCTTGTCTGTTTTCTTTATCTATAGCTATCTTTCTTTTCATTCTATATTCTCATTATTCGGACTAGGAATTTCTATATTCTCCATTATTCTGACTAATAAAGGTAATCTGAAACTCTGGAGCGTCCTGATGGCTATAGGCATTCCTTTAATCATGTTTGGAGTTCAAATTTCACCTTTCTTGATCAACTATGAATACGTAGGCGGAGGTGCGCTACTTACCGCTATTTCTCTTGTTCCTCAAAGGAAAAAGAGGAGCCCATTTAACAAGGCAATAGAAATGCTAAACAAGGGGAATATCAAGGGTAGTATTGAAATAATTAAGAAGAATAGGAACAAAATGTCTAAGTTGGAATTAGCTAAATTTAGCTGTGAACTTATTTCTAAAGGCAATTGTGAGTTCACGAATTTCGTATACGACGATAAAGAGCTACTGAACCTAGTTGTGAACTCAAACTGTAGCATTAATCCTCTTCTGAGGTGTCTTGTAAGTGGGTTGAAAGCTAAGGAATTTCAAGAAGTTTCCAAATTGGTGATAAAGAAAAACAAGTTTGACGAGGTTAAGCAAGTCTCTGACTTACCTAACTTTCCGCCAGACTGGCTCTTCTTAATAGCGAGGGAATTCAATGAAATAGGAGAGAGAGAAAAATATCTAGAGTACCTGAAAAAAGCATGCCAAAAGAATGTGAATCAAGCTTGCGTAGAACTGAATGCTACTTCTTCATTTAAGAAGGTCAGCTTATCTAACTGGGATCCTGCAGCGTGGAAGAACGAAGAGATATACGGGTATAAAGTTATAGATGTCATAGGTACTGGAGGCACAGGCTACGTTTTGAAGTCCTATAAATCAGGGGGTTATTACGCCCTCAAAATACCAACACTTTCGATGGTTTCTAACGTTGTAGATATGCTTGGGGAATCCGCAAAACTTAGTGAGCTTTCAGATCGGTCTAATTACATTGTCAAGTTATTTGGAGTCTATGCCGATAAAAATGATATAAATGAAATATTGTCAGGAAATGCAGAAGTATACCTAAAGAGGCCCCCAGTGATAGCTATGGAATTAATGGAGGGTGGATCGTCAGAGGATTTAAGAAAGGTTACTAACCTTGTCAATTCAGACTATTGGAAACTTATAATTTACTCTATAGTTGCGAAGATAGCGGATGCGCTTTCGATAGTCCATTCTGAAGGATATGTACATTGCGACGTGAAACCTCAGAATATACTATTTTCTGAAAAGCTTCCTCCATACGGGTTAGAAGCTTTCAATAAAATTAAAAATAACCTGGCTAAGCCTAAATTGGCAGATTTGGGTTCTGCAGTAAGGGATGGAAGCAAGCCTAATAGCTATACGCCTTACTATGCACCGCTGGAGCAGGTTAATTCTCTATATTTTGGTGGAATTAGAAAGACTGCAGACATCTATGCACTTGGAGCTACCGCATTTAAGCTCCTTACAGGTGAGCCCTTGAACTCTAAGGAGATGATAGATTCGATGTTAAAGTTCGAGAAAACCAGAGATACAGCTCTGCTTTCGCCTTCATTATATTCTAGCAGGGACTATTCTCTACTTAACGGTGTCGTTGAACCCAAAGTAATAGAATTTATAAAGTCAATGACTTCACCTGATCCAAACAGCAGGCCTACAGCAGAGAGAGTTAGAGATTTCTTCACGAGTATTACATACTAG
- a CDS encoding 4Fe-4S dicluster domain-containing protein, translated as MGIDPSYRTSRPDAGDHEGHKVFGPVENPKVLGIHGNIVGVDFDLCIADGSCINACPVNVFQWLDTPGHPASEKKADPINEQACIFCMACVNVCPVAAIDVKPP; from the coding sequence ATGGGAATAGATCCTAGCTACAGGACAAGTAGGCCAGATGCAGGAGACCATGAGGGGCATAAAGTTTTTGGTCCGGTCGAAAATCCTAAGGTGCTCGGAATTCACGGGAATATAGTGGGTGTGGACTTCGATCTATGCATTGCAGATGGCTCATGTATAAACGCTTGCCCAGTTAACGTGTTTCAGTGGCTTGACACTCCCGGTCATCCAGCTTCAGAGAAGAAGGCAGACCCAATAAATGAACAAGCGTGTATATTTTGCATGGCCTGCGTCAACGTATGTCCTGTCGCTGCAATAGATGTGAAACCTCCATAA
- a CDS encoding DUF2299 family protein encodes MNDDKVRLLFEALNMKTFRPTQAQEFFHLSVSPPQGGPVVDVIRLKESSNFYIIAMGIQIAEDHLQKLSSMKPEERGEFLLNIQKEALLNGVDIATLPLGQQVPQVIQLTKAIFDVADENDFLETFVKVRNIGIFIMLSFTTKLGQPSSQGKGLHFI; translated from the coding sequence ATGAATGACGATAAGGTAAGGCTCCTTTTTGAAGCCCTAAATATGAAAACTTTCAGACCAACTCAAGCTCAGGAGTTCTTTCATTTATCTGTATCTCCTCCTCAAGGAGGTCCAGTTGTTGATGTCATAAGACTTAAGGAAAGCAGTAACTTTTACATTATAGCTATGGGAATACAAATTGCAGAAGACCACCTGCAAAAATTATCTTCCATGAAACCTGAGGAAAGAGGAGAATTCCTTCTTAACATCCAAAAGGAAGCTCTCCTTAACGGTGTCGACATAGCAACTCTGCCTTTAGGTCAACAAGTCCCTCAGGTTATTCAGTTAACCAAAGCAATATTTGATGTCGCAGATGAGAACGATTTCCTGGAGACCTTTGTGAAGGTCAGAAACATAGGAATATTCATTATGCTTAGTTTTACAACTAAGCTAGGGCAACCTTCATCTCAGGGAAAAGGACTGCACTTCATTTAA